From the genome of Verrucomicrobiia bacterium, one region includes:
- a CDS encoding beta-galactosidase, which yields MQSTIRKRLGLIGISLLAGASVLSAAEKWQPAPGPLLTRWAADVSPKNAHPEYPRPQLVRKTWQNLNGLWDYAITAQAASQPTAWDGQILVPFPIESALSGVMKRVYETNQLWYRRTFKIPRSWKGKNVLLNFGAVDWETAVWINGQEVGSHRGGYDGFSCDITAALQPKGEQEIVVAVWDPSDAGPQPRGKQVRNPHGIWYTPTSGIWQTVWLEPVAPAHLQELKITPDVDHASVRIAARGIGGNGKTTMKVQVLDGRRVVREGVVEQMISTRSLPPQILPAIELDVPNAKLWSPESPHLYDLRITLFEDGKKIDEVKSYFGMRKISLGKDENGFLRLCLNNRPYFQLGPLDQGFWPDGLYTAPTDAALRYDIEVTKKLGFNLARKHVKVEPERWYYWCDKLGLLVWQDLPSGDKSARWQGPSGFDGEEMQRTPESAQIYERELKALVAGRYNHPSIVVWVPFNEGWGQFDTVRILNLTKQLDPTRLVDGASGGNHFPAGDIIDHHQYPGPGLPPKVADRAMVLGEFGGLGLPLPGHTWQDEKNWGYRSFTNATELTAAYVDLLQKLHPLVKSDGLSAGIYTQTTDVEVEVNGLMTYDRAIIKMDVDAVRQANQP from the coding sequence ATGCAAAGCACAATACGAAAACGATTAGGGCTTATCGGCATCAGCCTGCTGGCCGGAGCGTCGGTTTTGAGCGCAGCGGAAAAATGGCAGCCGGCGCCCGGTCCGCTCCTGACGCGTTGGGCGGCGGACGTTTCTCCGAAGAACGCGCACCCCGAATACCCGCGCCCGCAGTTGGTCCGCAAAACCTGGCAGAACCTCAACGGTCTGTGGGATTACGCCATCACCGCCCAGGCCGCGTCGCAACCCACCGCTTGGGACGGACAAATCCTCGTGCCGTTCCCGATCGAATCCGCGCTTTCCGGGGTGATGAAGCGCGTGTATGAAACGAACCAGTTGTGGTACCGGCGCACGTTCAAAATTCCCCGCAGTTGGAAGGGCAAAAATGTCCTGTTGAACTTCGGTGCGGTGGATTGGGAAACGGCCGTTTGGATCAACGGCCAGGAGGTCGGATCGCATCGTGGCGGTTATGACGGATTTAGTTGCGACATTACCGCCGCGCTCCAACCGAAAGGCGAACAGGAAATAGTGGTTGCCGTTTGGGATCCCTCGGACGCCGGGCCACAGCCGCGCGGCAAGCAGGTCCGCAATCCCCACGGCATTTGGTACACGCCTACGAGCGGCATCTGGCAAACCGTCTGGCTCGAACCGGTGGCGCCCGCGCATTTGCAGGAATTGAAAATTACGCCAGACGTGGACCACGCCTCGGTCCGCATCGCGGCGCGCGGTATTGGCGGCAACGGCAAAACCACGATGAAAGTGCAGGTGCTGGATGGTCGCCGCGTGGTGCGGGAAGGCGTGGTGGAACAAATGATCTCCACCCGCTCGCTGCCGCCGCAAATTCTGCCCGCGATCGAATTGGACGTGCCGAACGCGAAACTTTGGTCGCCCGAGTCGCCGCATCTTTACGATTTGCGGATCACGTTGTTTGAAGATGGAAAGAAGATTGACGAGGTCAAATCGTATTTCGGCATGCGCAAAATTTCATTGGGCAAGGATGAAAACGGTTTCCTGCGGTTGTGCCTGAACAACCGGCCCTATTTCCAACTCGGCCCGCTGGATCAGGGGTTCTGGCCGGACGGCCTTTACACCGCGCCGACGGATGCAGCGTTGCGTTATGACATTGAAGTGACCAAGAAGCTCGGTTTCAACCTGGCGCGCAAACACGTGAAGGTGGAGCCCGAGCGCTGGTATTACTGGTGCGACAAACTCGGCCTGCTCGTGTGGCAGGACCTGCCCAGCGGCGATAAGAGCGCCAGGTGGCAAGGCCCGAGCGGTTTCGATGGCGAGGAAATGCAGCGCACGCCCGAGTCGGCGCAAATTTATGAGCGTGAACTGAAAGCGCTCGTCGCGGGCCGCTACAATCACCCGAGCATTGTCGTGTGGGTGCCGTTCAATGAAGGTTGGGGGCAGTTCGACACCGTGCGCATTTTGAATCTCACCAAACAACTTGATCCCACGCGTCTGGTGGACGGCGCGAGCGGCGGCAATCATTTTCCGGCCGGCGACATCATTGACCATCACCAGTATCCCGGCCCCGGTCTGCCGCCCAAGGTGGCGGATCGCGCCATGGTGTTGGGCGAATTTGGCGGGCTGGGGCTGCCGCTGCCGGGCCACACCTGGCAGGACGAAAAGAACTGGGGCTATCGCAGCTTCACCAACGCCACCGAGTTGACCGCCGCCTATGTGGACTTGTTGCAAAAATTGCATCCGTTGGTCAAATCCGACGGATTGTCCGCCGGCATTTACACGCAAACCACCGACGTGGAAGTCGAGGTCAACGGCTTGATGACTTACGACCGCGCCATCATCAAGATGGATGTTGACGCCGTGCGCCAGGCCAATCAGCCGTAG
- a CDS encoding replication-associated recombination protein A, with product MRHQPLAARLRPRQLDEFIGQQHLLAPGLLLRRAIEADRIQSLIFYGPPGTGKTSLAQIIAQRTKSKFERLSGVESNVADMRRALSGAHNRLENTGQPTILFIDEIHRFSKPQQDVLLPDVESGVIRLIGATTHNPFFFVNSPLVSRSQIFELRPLTAEDLWQLFNRALRDAERGLGYLNINATEAALRHLATMADGDARKGLNALEIAALTTNPDPNGVIQLDLAVAEQSIQKKAIVYDGDGDAHYDTISAFIKSMRGSDPDAALYWLAKMIHAGEDPRFIARRIVVHAAEDVGLADPMALVLANAAFQAAEFIGWPEARIPIAEATIYIATAHKSNTSLKAIDAALADVKSGVTLPVPEHLRDTHYSGAEALGHGAGYQYAHDYEGHFVPQDYLGAAKRYYEPTEQGVEKKIKERLEHWRRLRAPTQKE from the coding sequence TTGCGCCACCAACCGCTCGCCGCCCGATTGCGGCCGCGCCAACTGGACGAGTTCATCGGCCAACAACACCTCCTCGCGCCGGGATTATTGCTGCGCCGCGCCATTGAAGCGGATCGGATCCAATCACTGATTTTTTACGGGCCGCCCGGCACGGGAAAGACCTCCTTGGCGCAAATCATCGCGCAGCGGACGAAAAGTAAATTTGAACGACTCAGCGGAGTGGAATCCAACGTCGCCGATATGCGGCGCGCGTTGAGCGGTGCGCATAACCGCCTCGAAAACACCGGGCAGCCCACCATTCTGTTCATTGACGAAATCCATCGCTTCAGCAAACCGCAGCAGGACGTGCTGTTGCCGGATGTCGAGAGCGGCGTCATCCGCCTGATCGGGGCCACGACGCACAACCCGTTTTTCTTCGTCAATTCGCCGCTGGTTTCGCGCTCCCAGATTTTTGAACTGCGCCCGCTCACCGCGGAGGATTTATGGCAATTGTTCAATCGCGCTTTGCGGGATGCGGAGCGGGGTCTGGGTTATCTGAACATCAACGCCACGGAAGCCGCGCTGCGGCATCTCGCCACGATGGCGGACGGGGACGCGCGCAAAGGCTTGAACGCGCTGGAGATCGCCGCGCTCACCACCAACCCCGACCCGAACGGCGTCATTCAACTCGATCTGGCGGTGGCCGAACAAAGCATTCAAAAGAAAGCCATCGTCTATGACGGCGATGGCGACGCGCATTACGACACCATTTCGGCTTTCATCAAATCCATGCGCGGCAGCGATCCGGACGCGGCGCTCTATTGGCTGGCAAAGATGATTCACGCGGGAGAGGACCCGCGGTTCATCGCGCGGCGCATCGTCGTTCACGCGGCGGAAGACGTGGGCCTGGCTGATCCGATGGCACTGGTGCTGGCCAACGCCGCCTTTCAAGCGGCGGAGTTTATCGGCTGGCCGGAGGCGCGAATTCCGATTGCCGAAGCGACGATCTACATCGCCACGGCGCACAAGAGCAACACCAGCCTCAAAGCCATTGACGCCGCGCTCGCGGATGTGAAGTCGGGCGTCACGCTGCCCGTGCCGGAACATTTGCGCGACACCCACTATTCGGGCGCTGAAGCTCTGGGTCATGGCGCGGGCTACCAGTACGCCCACGATTACGAAGGCCACTTCGTGCCCCAGGATTATTTGGGCGCCGCCAAGCGGTACTACGAGCCGACGGAGCAAGGCGTGGAAAAAAAGATCAAGGAACGGCTGGAACACTGGCGCCGGTTGCGCGCGCCAACTCAGAAGGAATGA
- a CDS encoding serine O-acetyltransferase, with protein sequence MNDPVTRLTNELIASYAQVGGINHLDGQNLPSKQAITSITCDLLRLLFPGFFDEQLVHSSAIKAETAALLDTVFGKLETEIRKSLEYNPPEKLPPGQIAATAYQITLEFLGRLPRLRQVLHTDTEAAFDGDPAAFSMEEIIVAYPFIEAISVQRLAHELYLKNVPLIPRIMTEWAHSRTGMDLHPGATIGSHFFIDHGTGTVIGETAVIGNHVKLYHGVTLGARSTSGGQQLRGHRRHPTIEDEVTIYPGATILGGETVIGAGSTIGGNVFIMKSVPPNSLVVYDGLDVRVLSKNDRGSALDRDFIADFQI encoded by the coding sequence GTGAACGATCCGGTTACCCGATTAACCAATGAGTTGATTGCCTCGTACGCCCAGGTTGGCGGCATCAATCATCTTGACGGTCAAAATCTTCCTTCCAAACAGGCGATCACCTCAATCACCTGCGATCTGTTGCGACTGCTGTTTCCGGGATTCTTCGATGAGCAACTGGTTCACTCCTCCGCAATCAAGGCGGAGACTGCCGCTCTGTTGGACACGGTGTTCGGCAAATTGGAAACGGAAATCCGCAAGAGCCTGGAATATAACCCACCCGAAAAATTGCCGCCCGGCCAGATCGCGGCCACCGCCTACCAAATCACGTTGGAATTCCTGGGCCGGCTGCCGCGCCTGCGGCAGGTGCTGCACACGGATACCGAGGCCGCGTTCGATGGCGATCCGGCGGCGTTCAGCATGGAGGAAATCATTGTGGCTTACCCGTTCATCGAAGCCATCTCGGTGCAGCGGCTCGCGCATGAATTGTATCTGAAAAACGTACCGCTCATTCCGCGCATCATGACCGAATGGGCACATTCGCGAACGGGAATGGATTTGCATCCGGGCGCGACCATCGGCTCGCACTTTTTCATTGATCACGGCACGGGCACGGTGATTGGCGAAACCGCCGTCATCGGGAATCATGTGAAGTTGTATCACGGCGTCACGCTCGGAGCGCGCAGCACTTCGGGAGGCCAACAGCTTCGGGGCCACCGTCGTCATCCGACCATCGAGGATGAGGTGACGATTTATCCCGGCGCGACCATTTTGGGAGGTGAAACGGTCATCGGCGCCGGCAGCACCATCGGCGGCAACGTGTTCATCATGAAAAGTGTGCCGCCCAATTCCCTGGTGGTTTACGATGGCCTCGACGTGCGGGTGTTGAGCAAGAACGATCGGGGGAGCGCGCTGGACCGCGACTTCATCGCGGATTTCCAGATTTGA
- a CDS encoding MlaD family protein, translating into MAQPDLTPQLRTRLNRMERAVGWFVLVAAALLLAGFGYYLRNTAQRKGWFTPKLNYETSLNNAAGLKVGDPVKLMGFPVGAITDIIPNEPDAWFGVTVNFTIRKPNYGYIWDDSRVKVSSDLLGNRFLEITKGVFGVPTVQEDTNRVALQMLDWQAATKARREQAERVRREFPELEQTNLSAFNWRVKDELERLVHAQPQQFYTNLQESYWIMPLETPAVSERLEQLINQVEATLPGLLNLTNKINATLDQGVTLISNLNLVAGQSQPVISNLARLSEEVRGPGALGEWALGVNGRQQLDAVLLSADRLLTNTDTNLTAVLEQFGESLNNLAEITGDLRAQVAANTNILTSVSEAVVHADDFVQGLKRHWLFRSAFSKKSTSDQPAQSKPRVTSPRNGGFDQ; encoded by the coding sequence ATGGCGCAGCCGGATTTAACACCGCAACTTCGCACCCGCCTGAACCGCATGGAACGGGCGGTGGGCTGGTTCGTACTCGTGGCGGCCGCCTTGTTGCTGGCGGGCTTCGGTTATTACCTGCGCAACACGGCGCAGCGCAAGGGCTGGTTCACGCCCAAGCTCAACTACGAAACGTCGCTCAACAACGCCGCCGGCCTGAAAGTGGGCGATCCGGTCAAGCTGATGGGATTTCCGGTCGGCGCGATCACCGACATCATTCCCAACGAACCGGACGCGTGGTTTGGAGTGACGGTGAACTTCACGATTCGGAAACCGAATTACGGTTACATCTGGGACGACTCGCGCGTCAAAGTTTCCTCGGACCTGCTCGGCAACCGGTTTCTGGAAATCACCAAAGGCGTATTCGGCGTGCCGACGGTGCAGGAGGATACCAACCGCGTGGCCCTGCAAATGTTGGACTGGCAGGCGGCGACGAAAGCGCGGCGTGAACAGGCGGAACGAGTGCGCCGCGAGTTCCCCGAGCTGGAGCAGACGAATCTGTCTGCGTTCAACTGGCGCGTGAAAGACGAGTTGGAACGCCTGGTGCATGCGCAGCCGCAACAGTTTTACACGAACCTGCAGGAGAGTTACTGGATCATGCCGCTGGAAACGCCGGCCGTGAGCGAGCGTTTGGAGCAGCTCATCAATCAAGTTGAAGCCACCCTGCCGGGACTGCTAAACCTGACCAACAAAATCAACGCCACGCTGGATCAGGGCGTAACCCTGATCTCGAACTTGAATCTGGTGGCCGGGCAATCGCAGCCGGTGATTTCCAATCTGGCCCGGCTCAGCGAGGAAGTGCGCGGGCCGGGAGCGCTGGGCGAGTGGGCGTTGGGGGTGAACGGACGACAACAATTGGATGCGGTGCTGCTGAGTGCGGATCGGCTGTTGACCAACACCGACACCAATCTGACCGCCGTATTGGAGCAGTTCGGCGAGTCACTGAACAATCTGGCGGAAATCACCGGCGACTTGCGCGCTCAGGTCGCGGCTAACACGAATATCCTGACTTCAGTCTCCGAGGCGGTGGTGCATGCGGATGATTTCGTGCAAGGGTTGAAGCGCCACTGGCTTTTCCGGTCGGCCTTCTCCAAGAAATCCACGTCGGACCAACCGGCGCAATCCAAACCGCGCGTCACCTCGCCGCGTAATGGAGGCTTTGATCAGTAG
- a CDS encoding ATP-binding cassette domain-containing protein has protein sequence MRNVTVTALRNPKWLVAGQVNWTVRAGEFWVIGAPQRSGKSDFLMTAAGLMPPREGTVLFRGEPLPIFEEKRLALRLKLGLVFAGGQLLNSLSVAENIALPLHYHARWEATDIQRRVARLLEVMELTPWANLMPVHVARSWLQRAGLARVLALAPELLLVDSPLAGLDVRHTSWWLEMLAALSRGHEIMEGTPLTLCVTASNLQPWRQCANRFASLHQREFQVLGDWAAVAGRAEADVRELWRE, from the coding sequence ATGCGGAACGTCACGGTCACGGCCCTGCGCAATCCGAAATGGCTCGTGGCTGGGCAGGTCAACTGGACGGTGCGCGCGGGCGAGTTTTGGGTGATCGGCGCGCCGCAACGTTCAGGCAAAAGCGACTTTCTGATGACCGCGGCCGGTTTGATGCCGCCGCGGGAGGGCACCGTTTTGTTTCGGGGCGAACCACTGCCGATTTTTGAGGAGAAACGGCTGGCGTTGCGTTTGAAACTGGGCCTGGTCTTCGCGGGCGGACAATTACTCAATTCCCTCAGCGTGGCGGAAAACATCGCTTTGCCGTTGCACTATCATGCGCGTTGGGAAGCAACTGACATCCAGCGTCGCGTGGCCCGGTTGCTGGAAGTGATGGAACTCACGCCGTGGGCGAACTTGATGCCGGTGCATGTGGCGCGGAGTTGGTTGCAGCGCGCGGGATTGGCCCGCGTTCTGGCTTTGGCGCCCGAGTTGTTGCTCGTGGATAGTCCACTCGCCGGTTTGGATGTTCGCCATACCTCCTGGTGGCTGGAAATGTTGGCGGCGCTATCGCGCGGCCATGAAATCATGGAGGGAACGCCATTAACCCTCTGCGTCACGGCCAGCAATTTACAGCCGTGGCGACAGTGCGCGAATCGCTTCGCCAGTCTGCACCAACGCGAATTTCAGGTGCTGGGAGATTGGGCGGCGGTCGCCGGTCGGGCCGAGGCCGACGTGCGGGAGTTGTGGCGGGAATGA
- a CDS encoding ABC transporter permease — MSEVESTTLDADSRRPFIGHYYAGRIGRRVIDALATLQGLGAFALITLTVMPRKFGVATRVIRPLIEREIFRVGIQLLPMVLFAALALGFLVIGQTVAVLTRVGAANELLGNIMVIVVVRELGPLLMAFLVLGRVGTANVVELGMARALGEVESLEAVGVDPVHYLVVPRVVGMVVGTFSLTVYLILGALGSGYLWAFVQEVPIQPADYFSQLAGALTALDFVMLALKTGSFGFIIAIVTCYYGLAHPLQLDQISRATVRAVSQSVVACVLLDTLFIIAYLTL; from the coding sequence ATGTCGGAGGTTGAATCAACCACACTGGACGCCGATTCGCGGCGCCCGTTCATCGGGCATTATTATGCCGGGCGGATCGGGCGGCGCGTCATTGACGCCTTGGCGACGTTGCAGGGATTGGGCGCGTTTGCGTTGATTACGCTCACCGTCATGCCGCGTAAATTTGGCGTGGCCACCCGGGTTATCCGACCCTTGATCGAACGGGAAATTTTTCGCGTGGGCATCCAGTTGTTGCCCATGGTGTTGTTTGCGGCGCTGGCGCTGGGGTTTCTCGTGATTGGCCAGACCGTGGCGGTGTTGACCCGCGTGGGCGCCGCCAATGAACTGTTGGGGAACATCATGGTCATTGTGGTCGTGCGCGAACTCGGTCCGCTCTTGATGGCGTTCCTGGTATTGGGTCGCGTGGGGACGGCCAACGTGGTCGAGTTGGGCATGGCGCGCGCGCTGGGCGAAGTGGAATCGTTGGAAGCGGTCGGTGTGGACCCCGTGCATTATTTGGTGGTGCCGCGCGTTGTGGGGATGGTGGTGGGCACTTTTTCACTCACGGTGTATTTGATCCTGGGCGCGTTGGGGAGCGGTTATCTCTGGGCGTTTGTGCAGGAGGTGCCGATTCAACCCGCCGATTATTTCAGCCAACTGGCCGGGGCGTTGACCGCGCTCGACTTCGTGATGCTCGCGCTGAAGACCGGCAGCTTTGGTTTCATCATCGCCATTGTCACCTGCTATTACGGACTCGCGCACCCGCTGCAACTCGATCAAATCTCGCGGGCAACCGTGCGCGCCGTGAGCCAAAGCGTTGTGGCCTGTGTGCTGTTGGACACGCTGTTTATTATCGCCTATTTGACCTTGTGA
- a CDS encoding class A beta-lactamase-related serine hydrolase, whose product MKKHLHPLLGAGTSGMNAGLILAAAFAVAVALGCAGCSSKSSTSLSREAALPSRNVSTAAMTPLPFQTSPRLQTIVQQAVADTLQQFAELRLQGDELAVTLVAWPDADPPAWASYRGTEQFYPASVVKAFYLVAAHRWLEDGRMTDTPELRRALRDMIVDSYNEPTGYVLDRLSGTTSGPELPPAEFAVWAAKRNVVNEYFAALGYTRINVSRKTWCEGPYGREKQLSDEPSPNHRNWLTTEASARLLTEIVTGRSVTPERCKQMLTLLERQPFAADANTQSREYVGAALPPGSKLWSKAGWTSEVRHDLAYVELPSGGKYVFAIFTKNHSKDKDIISSVARSLLSGLGEASRQ is encoded by the coding sequence ATGAAAAAGCATCTCCATCCACTCCTCGGCGCGGGAACGTCGGGTATGAACGCCGGATTGATTTTAGCCGCGGCATTTGCGGTTGCGGTGGCGCTCGGTTGCGCCGGCTGTTCGAGTAAAAGTTCGACTTCTCTTTCGCGTGAGGCCGCACTACCTTCCCGCAACGTGTCAACTGCCGCCATGACGCCTTTGCCTTTTCAAACTTCTCCGCGATTGCAAACCATCGTCCAGCAGGCGGTCGCGGACACGCTCCAACAATTCGCGGAGTTGCGTTTGCAAGGTGATGAACTGGCCGTCACGCTGGTGGCCTGGCCCGATGCCGACCCGCCGGCTTGGGCCAGTTATCGTGGAACAGAACAGTTTTATCCGGCCAGCGTGGTGAAAGCGTTTTATCTGGTGGCCGCACATCGCTGGCTGGAGGACGGGCGAATGACGGACACTCCCGAGTTGCGCCGCGCGCTGCGCGACATGATTGTGGATTCCTACAACGAACCGACGGGTTACGTGCTTGATCGGTTGAGCGGCACGACGAGCGGACCGGAATTGCCTCCGGCGGAATTTGCGGTCTGGGCCGCCAAACGCAACGTGGTCAATGAGTATTTCGCCGCGTTGGGTTACACCCGAATCAACGTGAGCCGCAAGACGTGGTGCGAAGGTCCGTACGGACGGGAAAAGCAATTGTCCGATGAACCGTCGCCTAATCATCGGAACTGGTTGACGACGGAGGCTTCCGCCCGGTTGCTGACGGAAATTGTCACCGGCCGATCCGTGACGCCCGAACGCTGCAAGCAGATGCTGACTCTGCTTGAACGCCAGCCCTTCGCCGCCGACGCCAACACCCAGTCGCGCGAGTACGTTGGCGCCGCTTTGCCGCCGGGATCGAAGTTGTGGTCCAAAGCCGGTTGGACCAGCGAAGTGCGCCATGATCTGGCCTATGTCGAGCTGCCTTCCGGTGGTAAGTACGTGTTTGCCATTTTCACGAAGAATCATTCGAAGGACAAAGACATCATTTCGTCGGTCGCCCGCTCGCTGCTGAGTGGCTTGGGAGAAGCCTCGCGCCAATGA
- a CDS encoding C45 family autoproteolytic acyltransferase/hydrolase yields MNVNALKKITRDLTPATSRARAHPLTKPLRVGAFLFAWIVGVHLLAASSEKETAIVGGATAAVSSENSNVGGGGYRLLLTNGAARVPVVVVGGTPYQMGWHLGYLLKPEIQRFVPAAVAGFKQQLKLSDEQLDQAWATTSAFSDPRFVQELAGLAAGAEIPIRALQHAHCLPLLMPYSCSAVAVWGKASADGHLYQTRDLDWNLEVGAHNFPALVVYLPSVGQAHVLPTFAGIIGANCGMNAAGIALSEMGDSPEREMPYFLQAPHFTAWFRTVLYDAPALSGALDLFKQQPMTKRYHFVFGDGRAEKRAVKIRAHSPESGDDRIRIWRDNDPTDEFAPNVLADVVYNDEGRGAFPTLRQNYGKFDGERMMQLACSIPIRGGNVMNTVFDATALRLWVTYAGPSDEAYQRPAVFLDLTKLDGDHDGRPDLQEGSQPGSDGRPAFLDQTR; encoded by the coding sequence ATGAATGTTAACGCGCTGAAAAAAATCACCCGTGACCTTACTCCCGCAACTTCCCGCGCCCGCGCCCATCCATTGACCAAGCCATTGCGCGTTGGCGCTTTTCTCTTTGCCTGGATCGTCGGCGTTCACTTGTTGGCGGCCAGCTCGGAAAAGGAGACGGCGATCGTCGGCGGAGCGACGGCGGCAGTCAGTTCGGAAAATTCCAACGTGGGCGGTGGCGGCTACCGATTGCTGCTGACGAACGGTGCGGCGCGCGTGCCGGTGGTTGTGGTCGGCGGCACTCCGTATCAAATGGGCTGGCATCTGGGGTACTTGTTGAAGCCGGAAATCCAGCGCTTCGTTCCGGCGGCCGTGGCGGGATTCAAGCAACAGCTCAAACTTTCTGACGAGCAGTTGGACCAGGCCTGGGCCACGACGTCCGCGTTCAGCGATCCGCGCTTCGTCCAGGAATTGGCCGGGCTGGCGGCGGGCGCGGAGATACCGATTCGCGCGCTGCAACACGCGCATTGTCTGCCGCTGTTGATGCCGTATTCGTGCAGTGCGGTTGCCGTCTGGGGCAAGGCCAGCGCGGATGGGCATCTGTATCAAACACGCGACCTGGATTGGAATCTTGAGGTCGGCGCGCACAATTTTCCCGCGCTGGTGGTTTATCTGCCATCGGTCGGTCAAGCCCACGTCCTGCCCACGTTCGCGGGAATCATTGGGGCGAATTGCGGCATGAACGCGGCGGGTATCGCACTCTCGGAAATGGGCGATTCACCTGAACGCGAGATGCCGTATTTCCTCCAAGCCCCGCATTTCACAGCGTGGTTCCGCACGGTGCTTTACGACGCTCCCGCCCTGTCGGGCGCGTTGGACCTCTTCAAGCAACAGCCCATGACCAAGCGCTACCATTTCGTGTTTGGCGATGGGCGAGCGGAAAAGCGCGCCGTCAAAATTCGCGCTCATAGTCCCGAGTCGGGCGACGACCGAATCCGCATCTGGCGCGACAACGATCCGACGGATGAATTTGCTCCGAATGTGCTGGCGGACGTGGTTTACAACGACGAAGGGCGCGGCGCGTTTCCAACGCTGCGCCAAAACTACGGCAAGTTCGACGGCGAACGCATGATGCAACTGGCTTGCTCGATTCCGATTCGCGGCGGCAACGTGATGAACACTGTTTTTGACGCGACCGCACTGCGTCTCTGGGTCACCTACGCCGGACCGAGCGACGAGGCTTATCAGCGACCGGCGGTTTTCCTTGATCTCACCAAGCTGGACGGCGACCACGATGGTCGGCCGGATTTGCAGGAGGGTTCACAACCGGGCAGCGACGGTCGTCCGGCGTTTCTGGATCAAACCCGCTGA